Proteins co-encoded in one Oharaeibacter diazotrophicus genomic window:
- a CDS encoding type II toxin-antitoxin system VapB family antitoxin, giving the protein MSLNIKNPATVALADELARRLGVGKTAAIHEALRERLHRLGHDAGGPERLAEDLRAIRARVARLPERESRSDEDIVGYDDDGLPN; this is encoded by the coding sequence ATGTCTCTCAACATCAAGAATCCGGCCACGGTGGCGCTGGCCGACGAGCTGGCGCGGCGGCTCGGGGTGGGCAAGACGGCGGCGATCCACGAGGCGCTGCGCGAGCGGCTGCACCGGCTCGGCCACGACGCCGGCGGGCCGGAGCGGCTCGCCGAGGATCTCCGCGCGATCCGGGCGCGGGTGGCGCGGCTGCCGGAGCGGGAGAGCCGCAGCGACGAGGACATCGTCGGCTACGACGACGACGGCCTGCCGAACTGA
- a CDS encoding ABC transporter substrate-binding protein: MNRRQTLIAVLGLTAAALAAPGIAPSAVAAAEIKVLNWKGYGTDEAFATADFEKKTGIKVLHDYFTSEQEMLTKLRTSPGAYDVVLVNSTYLAQAREEGLVQAVDPAAITNLPGVSKPMLDDPSVTVEGKLWGVPWVWGATSFAYNTETIKEPITSIAALWDPKFAGRISFRDDAILAVNLAALLTGQDINQPADMAVIKEKLVALKPQIRSFWASEDEWMKGMASKSFDIGVIWAGGAARAVKLHNLPVEFVIPTEGAVGWFDTLTVAAGAPNPEGAQKFIDYMIDPDFYATWDNTSGAPVSANAAAVAKLPETAYNRAVLGKPEVVGRLKFMQPVPEEKRQEIQELWAEVKTEYAQ, from the coding sequence ATGAACAGACGCCAGACGCTCATCGCCGTGCTCGGCCTGACCGCCGCCGCTCTCGCCGCCCCGGGCATCGCCCCGTCGGCGGTCGCGGCGGCCGAGATCAAGGTGCTGAACTGGAAGGGGTACGGCACCGACGAGGCCTTCGCCACCGCCGACTTCGAGAAGAAGACCGGCATCAAGGTCCTGCACGACTATTTCACGTCCGAGCAGGAGATGCTGACCAAGCTGCGCACCAGCCCGGGCGCCTACGACGTCGTGCTGGTCAACTCGACCTATCTGGCGCAGGCGCGCGAGGAAGGTCTCGTGCAGGCGGTCGACCCGGCCGCGATCACCAACCTTCCCGGCGTCTCCAAGCCGATGCTCGACGACCCGAGCGTCACGGTCGAGGGCAAGCTCTGGGGCGTGCCGTGGGTCTGGGGCGCGACGTCCTTCGCCTACAACACCGAGACGATCAAGGAGCCGATCACGTCGATCGCGGCGCTGTGGGACCCGAAGTTCGCCGGCCGGATCTCGTTCCGCGACGACGCCATCCTCGCCGTCAACCTCGCCGCCCTGCTCACCGGCCAGGACATCAACCAGCCGGCCGACATGGCCGTGATCAAGGAGAAGCTGGTCGCGCTGAAGCCGCAGATCCGTTCGTTCTGGGCCTCCGAGGACGAGTGGATGAAGGGCATGGCGTCGAAGAGCTTCGACATCGGCGTGATCTGGGCCGGCGGCGCCGCCCGCGCGGTCAAGCTGCACAACCTGCCGGTCGAGTTCGTGATCCCGACCGAGGGCGCCGTCGGCTGGTTCGACACGCTGACCGTCGCCGCCGGCGCGCCCAATCCCGAGGGCGCCCAGAAGTTCATCGACTACATGATCGATCCCGACTTCTACGCCACCTGGGACAACACCTCCGGCGCCCCGGTCTCGGCCAACGCCGCCGCCGTCGCCAAGCTGCCCGAGACCGCCTACAACCGCGCCGTCCTCGGCAAGCCCGAGGTGGTCGGTCGGCTCAAGTTCATGCAGCCGGTGCCCGAGGAGAAGCGCCAGGAGATCCAGGAGCTCTGGGCCGAGGTGAAGACCGAATACGCCCAGTGA
- a CDS encoding MarR family winged helix-turn-helix transcriptional regulator, with the protein MDGEGEARETDGTEVYRLHDQIGFLLRQATQRHIAIFGARMGDRLTTTQWSALVKLAELEPISQNQLGRETSMDVATVKGVVDRLVGRGFVRTAPDPRDGRRLVLGVTDEGRAAIARNLAVAAEVTRETLAPLTPGERILLAELLRRIA; encoded by the coding sequence GGGAGACGGACGGGACCGAGGTCTACCGCCTGCACGACCAGATCGGCTTCCTGCTGCGCCAGGCGACCCAGCGCCACATCGCCATCTTCGGCGCCCGCATGGGCGACCGCCTGACGACGACCCAGTGGTCGGCGCTGGTCAAGCTCGCGGAACTCGAGCCGATCTCGCAGAACCAGCTCGGCCGCGAGACCTCGATGGACGTCGCCACCGTCAAGGGCGTGGTCGACCGCCTCGTCGGCCGCGGCTTCGTGCGCACCGCCCCCGATCCGCGCGACGGCCGCCGCCTCGTGCTCGGCGTGACCGACGAGGGCCGCGCCGCCATCGCCCGCAATCTCGCGGTCGCCGCCGAGGTCACCCGCGAGACGCTCGCCCCGCTCACGCCCGGCGAACGCATCCTCCTCGCCGAACTGCTGCGCCGCATCGCGTGA
- a CDS encoding DMT family transporter, giving the protein MRAAPAALAFALLAFVLFPLQDAGLKALVTAAPVWQLMAVRSGLVVAVALVVGRGRIWRRIAASPQPGMLALRAAVMLIAWLCFYRAAGEMPLAQLSTLYFVAPVFVTMAAGPVLGERIGPRQWLAVALGFAGVVTASGVTSFDVSPFVALALLAALFWAAALIMLRRMAPEDGPVIQVVSSNALFLAATAPGFAVAPLALDGPALAFMTVIAVIGALGQLTVYEAARRMPASLIATLEYTSILWAFLFGRIFFGEVPGWNVLAGAALVVASGLVAVTGGRRAEAA; this is encoded by the coding sequence TTGCGTGCCGCCCCCGCCGCGCTCGCCTTCGCGCTGCTCGCCTTCGTGCTGTTCCCGCTGCAGGACGCGGGCCTGAAGGCGCTGGTGACGGCGGCGCCGGTCTGGCAGCTGATGGCGGTGCGCTCCGGCCTCGTCGTCGCGGTGGCGCTGGTGGTCGGGCGCGGCCGGATCTGGCGGCGGATCGCCGCCTCGCCGCAGCCGGGGATGCTCGCCCTCAGGGCCGCGGTGATGCTGATCGCCTGGCTGTGCTTCTACCGCGCCGCCGGCGAGATGCCGCTGGCACAGCTCTCGACGCTCTACTTCGTCGCGCCGGTGTTCGTGACCATGGCGGCCGGGCCGGTGCTCGGCGAGCGGATCGGGCCGCGGCAATGGCTGGCGGTGGCGCTCGGGTTCGCCGGCGTCGTCACGGCGTCGGGCGTGACCTCGTTCGACGTCTCGCCCTTCGTGGCGCTGGCGCTGCTCGCGGCGCTGTTCTGGGCGGCGGCGCTGATCATGCTGCGCAGGATGGCGCCCGAGGACGGGCCGGTGATCCAAGTCGTCAGCAGCAACGCGCTGTTCCTGGCCGCGACCGCCCCCGGCTTCGCCGTGGCGCCGCTCGCCCTCGACGGCCCCGCCCTCGCCTTCATGACCGTGATCGCGGTGATCGGCGCGCTCGGCCAGCTCACCGTCTACGAGGCGGCGCGGCGGATGCCGGCGTCGCTGATCGCGACCCTGGAATACACCTCGATCCTGTGGGCCTTCCTGTTCGGCCGGATCTTCTTCGGCGAGGTCCCCGGCTGGAACGTGCTCGCCGGCGCCGCCCTGGTGGTCGCCTCCGGCCTCGTCGCCGTCACCGGCGGGCGGCGCGCCGAGGCGGCCTGA
- a CDS encoding ADP-dependent glucokinase/phosphofructokinase yields MDATDEWSARYDALARTLPVGPDEAARLAAAPFLFGMNICVDARVDLSDPAAMAVLTGAPEGSPAHGLAREILARVARGVGGEVRFDWAEGPDWLRGRMPFRPALGGTGPQAAAVLARLGARAAIPLEDRTVPMLALIPPGVSIADGGAWVGAAEVAPCRDPVAEIYIFEYTAGRPVAGVVPPRSSRIIVRFSDRGIQRDPAFEAMAAGIAARAPAALVSGLNDEPASNVGAAGRHVFGLARSWRDAGLATIHFELAGYVSQAAVAEALELAHGAVTSLGMSHSELLAMDPDAADPTAAMMALGDRLGLDRVCVHADGWAAAVTLGDPEVERDALMAGCLAASARAAAGMPVAAPAVDPRARFEALPFPERARIGRWTFVACASPYLDAPATTLGLGDSFTAGCLLVLGRAAIRTAAPA; encoded by the coding sequence ATGGACGCCACTGACGAGTGGTCGGCGCGCTACGACGCCCTGGCGCGGACGCTGCCGGTCGGGCCGGACGAGGCGGCCCGGCTCGCGGCGGCGCCGTTCCTGTTCGGCATGAACATCTGCGTCGACGCCCGGGTGGATCTCTCCGATCCCGCCGCGATGGCGGTGCTGACCGGCGCGCCCGAGGGCAGCCCGGCGCACGGCCTCGCCCGCGAGATCCTCGCCCGGGTCGCGCGCGGCGTCGGCGGCGAGGTGCGGTTCGACTGGGCGGAGGGGCCGGACTGGCTGCGCGGGCGGATGCCGTTCCGCCCCGCCCTCGGCGGCACCGGCCCGCAGGCGGCGGCGGTGCTGGCGCGGCTCGGCGCGCGCGCCGCGATCCCGCTCGAGGACCGCACGGTGCCGATGCTGGCGCTGATCCCGCCGGGGGTGTCGATCGCCGACGGCGGCGCGTGGGTCGGCGCGGCCGAGGTCGCCCCCTGCCGCGATCCGGTCGCGGAGATCTACATCTTCGAATACACCGCCGGCCGACCGGTCGCGGGGGTCGTGCCGCCGCGCTCGTCGCGGATCATCGTGCGCTTCTCCGACCGCGGCATCCAGCGCGACCCCGCCTTCGAGGCGATGGCGGCCGGCATCGCGGCGCGGGCGCCGGCGGCGCTGGTCTCCGGCCTCAACGACGAACCGGCGTCGAACGTCGGCGCCGCCGGCCGCCACGTCTTCGGGTTGGCGCGGTCCTGGCGCGACGCCGGGCTCGCCACCATCCATTTCGAACTCGCCGGCTACGTCTCGCAGGCTGCGGTCGCCGAGGCGCTGGAACTCGCGCACGGGGCGGTGACCTCGCTCGGCATGAGCCATTCCGAGCTCCTGGCCATGGACCCCGACGCCGCCGACCCGACCGCGGCGATGATGGCGCTCGGCGACCGGCTCGGGCTCGACCGCGTCTGCGTCCACGCCGACGGCTGGGCCGCCGCGGTCACGCTCGGGGACCCGGAGGTCGAGCGCGACGCGCTGATGGCGGGATGCCTCGCCGCCTCGGCGCGCGCCGCCGCCGGAATGCCGGTGGCCGCCCCCGCGGTCGACCCGCGCGCCCGTTTCGAGGCCCTGCCCTTCCCCGAACGCGCCCGGATCGGCCGCTGGACCTTCGTCGCCTGTGCCTCGCCCTATCTCGACGCGCCGGCGACCACGCTCGGCCTCGGCGACAGCTTCACCGCCGGCTGCCTGCTCGTGCTCGGCCGCGCCGCCATCCGCACCGCCGCCCCCGCCTGA
- a CDS encoding alpha/beta fold hydrolase: protein MRDVARPLLIALPLLVAGAAEAGHPPAAPPREAGFAEIRGISMYYRVYGAGPGAPVLMIHGGLGSADVWNEQVAALAVDHTVVVADSRGQGRSGRTAEPITYEAMAEDYVALIDRLGLGKVALVGWSDGGIIGLEIAIRHPERLARLFVQAANTTPDGLAAPPPADAPRPELRHYDDVRDEIQALWANEPHITDAELAAIRVPTVVAIGDHDEAVSIAHDRAIAAAIPGARFLLLPDVGHAAVLEDPAGYTRAVLDFLEE, encoded by the coding sequence ATGCGCGATGTCGCCCGTCCGCTGCTGATCGCCCTGCCGCTGCTGGTCGCCGGTGCCGCCGAGGCCGGCCATCCGCCGGCGGCGCCGCCGCGGGAGGCGGGCTTCGCCGAGATTCGCGGCATCTCGATGTACTACCGCGTCTACGGCGCAGGGCCCGGCGCGCCGGTGCTGATGATCCACGGCGGCCTCGGCAGCGCCGACGTCTGGAACGAGCAGGTCGCCGCGCTGGCGGTCGACCACACGGTGGTGGTGGCCGACAGCCGCGGCCAGGGCCGTTCGGGCCGCACCGCCGAGCCGATCACCTACGAGGCGATGGCCGAGGACTACGTCGCGCTGATCGACCGGCTCGGGCTCGGCAAGGTGGCGCTGGTCGGCTGGAGCGACGGCGGCATCATCGGCCTCGAGATCGCGATACGCCATCCCGAGCGGCTCGCCCGGCTGTTCGTCCAGGCCGCCAACACCACGCCGGACGGCCTCGCCGCCCCGCCGCCGGCGGACGCGCCGCGCCCGGAACTGCGCCACTACGACGACGTCCGCGACGAGATCCAGGCGCTGTGGGCCAACGAGCCGCACATCACCGACGCCGAACTCGCCGCCATCCGCGTGCCGACCGTGGTGGCGATCGGCGACCACGACGAGGCCGTCTCGATCGCCCACGACCGCGCCATCGCCGCCGCCATTCCCGGCGCCCGCTTCCTCCTCCTCCCCGACGTCGGCCACGCCGCCGTCCTCGAGGACCCCGCCGGCTACACGCGGGCGGTGCTGGACTTCCTGGAGGAGTGA
- a CDS encoding SDR family NAD(P)-dependent oxidoreductase: MYLSLLRLDGRTAFVTGGGRGIGLCTAEALAEAGARVIVSDVDGAVLADGIARLAAKGYAAEGVVLDVADSAAVEAAAAEANARHGAVDILVANAGIAWPDTAGEDLSDAAWRKVMAIDLDGAYWCCRAFGRAMLARGRGAIVTVGSMSGTISNKPQRQVHYNAAKAGLHHMTRSLAGEWAPRGVRVNCVAPTYVDTAMSRDSFTDEARMPIWMDMTPMRRPAKPEEIAAPILFLASDAASAMTGAVVPVDCGYTVW, encoded by the coding sequence ATGTACCTCTCCCTCCTCCGCCTCGACGGCCGCACCGCCTTCGTCACCGGCGGCGGGCGCGGCATCGGGCTGTGCACCGCCGAGGCGCTGGCCGAGGCGGGGGCGCGGGTGATCGTTTCCGACGTCGACGGCGCGGTGCTGGCGGACGGGATCGCCCGGCTCGCGGCCAAGGGTTACGCCGCCGAGGGGGTCGTGCTCGACGTCGCCGATTCCGCCGCGGTCGAGGCGGCGGCGGCGGAGGCGAACGCCCGCCACGGCGCGGTCGACATCCTGGTGGCGAACGCCGGCATCGCTTGGCCGGACACGGCCGGCGAGGATCTCTCCGACGCGGCGTGGCGCAAGGTGATGGCGATCGACCTCGACGGCGCCTACTGGTGCTGCCGCGCCTTCGGCCGGGCGATGTTGGCGCGCGGGCGCGGGGCGATCGTCACGGTCGGGTCGATGTCCGGCACGATCTCCAACAAGCCGCAGCGTCAGGTCCACTACAACGCCGCCAAGGCGGGCCTGCACCACATGACCCGTTCGCTCGCCGGCGAATGGGCGCCCCGCGGCGTCCGGGTCAACTGCGTGGCGCCGACCTACGTCGACACCGCGATGTCGCGCGACAGCTTCACGGACGAGGCGCGCATGCCGATCTGGATGGACATGACGCCGATGCGCCGGCCGGCCAAGCCCGAGGAGATCGCCGCGCCGATCCTGTTCCTCGCCTCGGACGCGGCCAGCGCGATGACCGGGGCGGTGGTGCCGGTGGATTGCGGCTATACCGTTTGGTAA
- a CDS encoding MGH1-like glycoside hydrolase domain-containing protein, which yields MPIDTTIPAARAWNSWTDRPAEMVFLPLGVRVTPVLYSTRLRRASLAEPRRDAVRLGAHDVDGTVVDLSVEHGGTTLDLSWRKADTYAVAGAWNGRVLGEWGLRFWVSLCLSADGGETVHHDAARRAAYVKVGSRFVALVTADEPVQVTAHVDVAALAADFEANGYFHLASRGTEAPVLALRFNLEMMRRARFAAAVADDLDLAVEKARAALARGEPAPAPVLHVGRHAGALDAVRDVIAWNTIYDADNHRAYTAVSRIWNLGRFAVWFNDTTYAAMMAGLFDGGLCAENFATALAGATPQGNVACIVTSNDAWVDRTQAPNGALMLWLSYLRRRDRSLLEAGYGPLARNQRWWRAHRDPDGIGLVSCGTSDVGEGLYKGTHFGARNETGMDNSPTHDEAVYDPRTRTLSLIDVGLNCTLALDAEMLALAAAELGRDDEAAEFAALAGDSRARIADELWDEERGLFANRHRGGGFVRSVGPTSLYSLICGAATETQARRLLAALDDPALFGGPFGLPNVARADPAYADNVYWRGRIWPNVNWFVWLGLRRYNFFAEASALAEKSLSLFMRSWESERMCGENYGAETGALTDQPDTDRFCTWGAMLPLTAVGEILDVDPWRGLEIVATGEPVTLGPLASPLGPVRLEAADGRLVLTRGRAVLLDTDFRGRMSRIEIEPGRIALTLAAAEPGRPARFAFPAVDPAQVVAARFAGTAVAVGPGERGGIALDVTPGAAAADLVLHLDRAG from the coding sequence ATGCCGATCGACACCACCATCCCCGCCGCCCGCGCCTGGAACAGCTGGACCGACCGTCCGGCCGAAATGGTGTTCCTGCCGCTCGGCGTCCGGGTCACGCCGGTGCTCTATTCGACGCGCCTGCGCCGGGCGAGCCTCGCCGAGCCGCGCCGCGACGCCGTCCGCCTCGGTGCCCACGACGTCGACGGCACGGTGGTGGACCTTTCCGTCGAGCACGGCGGCACGACGCTCGACCTCTCCTGGCGCAAGGCCGACACCTATGCGGTCGCCGGCGCCTGGAACGGCCGCGTCCTCGGCGAATGGGGTCTGCGTTTCTGGGTGTCGCTCTGCCTCTCCGCCGACGGCGGCGAGACCGTGCACCACGACGCCGCCCGCCGGGCCGCCTACGTCAAGGTCGGCAGCCGCTTCGTCGCGCTGGTCACGGCGGACGAGCCGGTGCAGGTCACCGCCCATGTCGACGTCGCCGCCCTCGCCGCCGATTTCGAGGCCAACGGCTATTTCCACCTCGCCAGCCGCGGCACCGAGGCCCCCGTGCTGGCGCTGCGCTTCAATCTCGAGATGATGCGGCGGGCCCGCTTCGCCGCCGCCGTCGCCGACGACCTCGACCTCGCGGTGGAAAAGGCCCGCGCCGCGCTTGCCCGCGGAGAGCCCGCGCCCGCGCCGGTGCTGCACGTCGGCCGCCACGCCGGCGCGCTCGACGCGGTGCGCGACGTGATCGCCTGGAACACGATCTACGACGCCGACAACCACCGTGCCTACACGGCCGTATCCCGGATCTGGAACCTCGGCCGCTTCGCGGTCTGGTTCAACGACACCACCTACGCGGCGATGATGGCGGGTCTGTTCGACGGCGGGCTCTGCGCTGAGAATTTCGCGACGGCCCTCGCCGGCGCGACGCCGCAGGGCAACGTCGCCTGCATCGTCACCTCCAACGACGCCTGGGTCGACCGCACCCAGGCGCCGAACGGGGCGCTGATGCTGTGGCTCTCCTATCTCCGCCGCCGCGACCGCAGCCTGCTCGAGGCCGGCTACGGCCCGCTCGCCCGCAATCAGCGCTGGTGGCGCGCCCATCGCGACCCCGACGGCATAGGCCTCGTCTCCTGCGGCACCTCGGACGTCGGCGAAGGGCTCTACAAGGGCACGCATTTCGGCGCCCGCAACGAGACCGGCATGGACAACTCGCCGACCCACGACGAGGCGGTCTACGATCCGCGGACGCGGACGCTGTCGCTGATCGACGTCGGCCTCAACTGCACCCTCGCCCTCGACGCCGAGATGCTGGCGCTCGCCGCCGCCGAGCTCGGCCGCGACGACGAGGCGGCGGAATTCGCCGCCCTCGCCGGCGACAGCCGCGCCCGCATCGCGGATGAGCTGTGGGACGAGGAGCGCGGCCTGTTCGCCAACCGCCACCGCGGCGGCGGCTTCGTCCGGTCCGTCGGGCCGACCAGCCTCTATTCGCTGATCTGCGGCGCCGCGACCGAAACCCAGGCCCGCCGCCTGCTCGCCGCCCTCGACGACCCCGCCCTGTTCGGCGGCCCGTTCGGGCTGCCCAACGTCGCCCGCGCCGACCCGGCCTATGCCGACAACGTCTACTGGCGCGGCCGGATCTGGCCGAACGTCAACTGGTTCGTCTGGCTGGGCCTGCGCCGCTACAACTTCTTCGCCGAGGCGTCCGCGCTGGCGGAGAAGAGCCTCTCCCTGTTCATGCGCTCGTGGGAAAGCGAGCGGATGTGCGGCGAGAACTACGGGGCCGAGACCGGCGCCCTCACCGACCAGCCCGACACCGACCGCTTCTGCACCTGGGGCGCCATGCTGCCGCTGACGGCGGTCGGCGAGATCCTCGACGTCGACCCGTGGCGCGGGCTCGAGATCGTCGCGACCGGCGAGCCCGTGACGCTCGGACCGCTGGCGAGCCCGCTCGGCCCGGTCCGGCTCGAGGCCGCGGATGGCCGCCTCGTGTTGACGCGCGGCCGCGCCGTGCTGCTCGACACCGACTTCCGCGGCCGGATGAGCCGGATCGAGATCGAGCCCGGCCGGATCGCCCTGACGCTCGCCGCCGCCGAGCCCGGCCGGCCCGCCCGCTTCGCCTTCCCGGCGGTCGATCCGGCGCAGGTGGTGGCGGCGCGCTTCGCGGGGACGGCGGTTGCGGTCGGCCCGGGCGAGCGCGGCGGGATCGCCCTCGACGTGACGCCGGGCGCGGCGGCGGCCGACCTCGTCCTCCACCTCGACCGCGCCGGCTGA
- a CDS encoding Imm63 family immunity protein — protein MKRAGDLETVRRRAEHYAARIGIRDFVIPTEPRGDGSPYLEIDEDYNFVFEERGVERRRWKTKDIEELMYWIFKVVISDIAGRFELLNRRTGEDPRRQWFSKQEELLGLASEAWAARKAKEHQAILARSPFRDDIG, from the coding sequence ATGAAACGCGCGGGCGATCTCGAAACCGTGCGCCGTCGTGCCGAACATTACGCGGCCCGCATCGGTATCCGCGATTTCGTCATCCCCACCGAGCCCCGTGGCGACGGCTCGCCGTATCTGGAAATCGACGAAGACTACAACTTCGTCTTCGAAGAGCGCGGCGTGGAGCGCAGGCGCTGGAAAACCAAGGATATCGAAGAGCTGATGTACTGGATCTTCAAGGTTGTCATATCTGACATCGCAGGAAGATTTGAGCTCCTGAACCGAAGGACGGGGGAGGATCCTCGTCGGCAGTGGTTCTCGAAACAAGAAGAGTTGCTCGGCCTCGCGTCCGAGGCATGGGCGGCCCGGAAGGCGAAAGAACACCAGGCGATCCTGGCGAGATCCCCTTTCCGGGACGACATCGGCTGA
- a CDS encoding DeoR/GlpR family DNA-binding transcription regulator, translated as MPAKRVEMVPAKRRALILEHLRINGAASIQELADTIGGSQSTVRRDLEHLVERGYLERTHGGAHLLQPMRATFERENSVNAQLQRAEKVAIGREAARRLSARDSVMMDASSTVMEAVRAAADRDLPLTIVTNSLEIADFAADVKSWRVILPGGTIRPGYRHFAGEPGESFIRSLHADLCLAGASAITGTLITDVSLEIAAIKRAMIASARRTILLADSSKFAAPNFCTTCEVAEVDELITDDGVAEELLTPIRLAERKVTLVAPQRSRAAAQDARA; from the coding sequence ATGCCGGCGAAGCGCGTGGAGATGGTGCCGGCCAAGCGGCGGGCGCTGATCCTCGAGCATCTGAGGATCAACGGCGCTGCGAGCATCCAGGAGTTGGCGGACACCATCGGCGGCTCGCAGTCGACGGTCCGGCGCGACCTCGAGCACCTCGTCGAGCGCGGTTATCTCGAGCGCACCCACGGCGGCGCCCACCTGTTGCAGCCGATGCGCGCCACGTTCGAGCGTGAGAACTCGGTCAACGCGCAGCTGCAGCGGGCCGAGAAGGTCGCGATCGGCCGGGAGGCGGCGCGGCGGCTGTCGGCGCGCGACAGCGTGATGATGGACGCCTCCTCGACGGTGATGGAGGCGGTGCGCGCCGCCGCCGACCGCGACCTGCCGCTGACCATCGTCACCAACAGCCTGGAAATCGCCGACTTCGCCGCCGACGTGAAGTCGTGGCGCGTGATCCTGCCGGGCGGCACGATCCGGCCAGGCTACCGCCATTTCGCCGGCGAGCCGGGCGAGAGCTTCATCCGCTCGCTGCACGCCGACCTCTGCCTCGCCGGCGCCTCGGCGATCACCGGCACGCTGATCACCGACGTCTCGCTCGAGATCGCCGCGATCAAGCGGGCGATGATCGCTTCGGCGCGCCGCACCATCCTGCTCGCCGACAGCTCGAAGTTCGCGGCGCCGAATTTCTGCACCACCTGCGAGGTCGCCGAGGTCGACGAGCTGATCACCGACGACGGCGTCGCCGAGGAACTCCTGACGCCGATCCGCCTCGCCGAGCGCAAAGTGACGCTGGTGGCGCCGCAGCGCTCCCGCGCCGCCGCTCAGGACGCCCGGGCGTAG
- a CDS encoding ROK family transcriptional regulator, with the protein MIGQGSWAGGGASSGAGGEGALLALIAAGRARSRAELADLSGLSRATVAQRLSVLLGSGLVDEADETMRSGGRPARLLRLNTTFALTLAADIGEERTHVALTTLDGTVLDGLTEAVDIRRGPVPALEFLLASFDALLARAGRSRRDVLGVGLSLPAPVDYARGRVVGPSVMTGWDDFDIRGWFADRFEAPLFAENDVNLLMLADYRRARRDARHLFYVKIGTGIGSGIVADGRIYRGAQGAAGDIGHIQFMRQPAPLCRCGKIGCVEARAAGWAIARDLRAEGIPAETARDVVALVRAGEPHAINLVRQSGRILGEVLANVVSILNPSRIVIGGTLAGVEEYLLSGVREMIYSRSLPLATRELEIAVSPPDPDAGIVGAALLVVEEATSPLNADDVVARYARAS; encoded by the coding sequence ATGATCGGGCAGGGATCCTGGGCCGGGGGCGGGGCGTCGTCCGGCGCGGGCGGGGAGGGGGCGCTGCTGGCGCTGATCGCGGCGGGACGGGCGCGCTCGCGCGCCGAGCTCGCCGACCTCTCGGGCCTGTCGCGGGCGACGGTGGCGCAGCGGCTGTCGGTGCTGCTCGGCTCCGGTCTCGTCGACGAGGCCGACGAGACCATGCGCAGCGGCGGCCGGCCGGCGCGGCTCCTCCGGCTCAACACCACCTTCGCGCTGACGCTCGCCGCCGACATCGGCGAGGAACGCACCCACGTCGCGCTGACGACGCTCGACGGCACCGTCCTCGACGGTCTGACCGAGGCGGTCGACATCCGCCGCGGCCCGGTGCCGGCGCTGGAATTCCTGCTGGCGAGCTTCGACGCCCTGCTCGCGCGCGCCGGCCGTTCCCGCCGCGACGTGCTCGGCGTCGGCCTGTCGCTGCCGGCGCCGGTCGACTACGCCCGCGGCCGCGTCGTCGGACCCTCGGTGATGACCGGCTGGGACGACTTCGACATCCGCGGCTGGTTCGCCGACCGCTTCGAGGCGCCCCTCTTCGCCGAGAACGACGTCAACCTCCTGATGCTCGCCGACTACCGCCGCGCCCGCCGCGACGCCCGCCACCTGTTCTACGTCAAGATCGGCACCGGCATCGGCAGCGGCATCGTCGCCGACGGCCGGATCTACCGCGGCGCGCAGGGGGCCGCCGGCGACATCGGCCACATCCAGTTCATGCGCCAGCCGGCGCCGCTCTGCCGCTGCGGCAAGATCGGCTGCGTCGAGGCCCGCGCCGCCGGCTGGGCGATCGCGCGCGACCTCCGCGCCGAGGGCATCCCGGCCGAGACCGCCCGCGACGTGGTGGCGCTGGTGCGGGCCGGCGAGCCGCACGCCATCAACCTCGTGCGCCAGTCCGGCCGCATCCTCGGCGAGGTGCTCGCCAACGTGGTCAGCATCCTGAACCCGAGCCGGATCGTGATCGGCGGCACGCTCGCCGGTGTCGAGGAATACCTGCTCTCGGGCGTGCGCGAGATGATCTACAGCCGCTCGCTGCCGCTGGCGACGCGCGAGCTCGAGATCGCCGTCTCGCCGCCCGATCCCGACGCCGGCATCGTCGGCGCGGCGCTGCTCGTCGTCGAGGAGGCGACCTCGCCGCTGAACGCCGACGACGTCGTCGCCCGCTACGCCCGGGCGTCCTGA
- a CDS encoding type II toxin-antitoxin system VapC family toxin, with product MVIDTSAIVAILRDEPEAAAMERAIVAAAVRLVPATCALEARMVMVARRGEHVLAELDLWLARIGTDVVAVDADLADLATAAWLTYGKGRHPAALNFADCISYALARRSGLPLLFKGEDFSRTDVATVRF from the coding sequence ATGGTGATCGACACCTCCGCGATCGTCGCGATCCTGCGCGACGAGCCCGAGGCCGCGGCGATGGAGCGCGCGATCGTGGCGGCCGCCGTGCGCCTCGTACCGGCGACCTGCGCGCTCGAGGCGCGCATGGTGATGGTCGCCCGCCGCGGCGAGCACGTGCTCGCCGAACTCGACCTCTGGCTCGCCCGCATCGGCACCGACGTGGTGGCGGTCGACGCCGACCTCGCCGACCTGGCCACCGCGGCCTGGCTCACCTACGGCAAGGGCCGCCACCCGGCCGCGCTCAACTTCGCCGACTGCATCTCCTACGCCCTCGCACGGCGCTCCGGCCTGCCGTTGTTGTTCAAGGGGGAGGACTTCTCCCGCACCGACGTCGCCACGGTGAGGTTCTGA